Proteins from one Terriglobales bacterium genomic window:
- a CDS encoding response regulator transcription factor, giving the protein MTEPRIVFAVDDDPSVRSSLKFLLSTVGLQAETFDSADSFLRKKLPDVPSCLVLDVRLPGLSGLDFQRELAARNIRIPIVFLTGHGDILMSVRAMKAGAVEFLTKPFRDQDLLDAVRAALDRDRARREQEKKVADLRRRFDSLTSREQEVISLVVSGMLNKQIAAQLGTAESTVKVQRGRAMEKMHAASLAELIKMIEKLKVPSEKAS; this is encoded by the coding sequence ATGACGGAGCCTCGCATAGTATTTGCTGTCGATGACGACCCATCAGTACGCTCTTCGCTCAAGTTCCTCTTAAGCACGGTGGGTCTGCAGGCGGAAACCTTTGATTCAGCAGATAGCTTTCTGCGCAAAAAACTGCCCGACGTTCCCAGCTGCCTTGTACTGGACGTGAGGCTACCGGGATTGAGTGGACTCGATTTCCAACGCGAGCTTGCGGCGAGAAATATTCGTATCCCAATAGTCTTTCTCACCGGGCACGGCGATATTCTCATGAGTGTTCGAGCGATGAAGGCTGGCGCCGTTGAATTCCTCACCAAACCGTTCCGTGACCAGGATCTGCTGGACGCTGTTCGCGCCGCACTCGATCGGGATCGTGCCAGACGCGAACAAGAGAAAAAAGTGGCGGACCTTCGGCGGCGCTTCGACTCTCTGACATCTCGCGAGCAAGAGGTGATCTCCTTGGTGGTCTCGGGGATGCTCAACAAACAGATAGCAGCTCAACTCGGAACCGCGGAAAGCACCGTAAAGGTCCAGCGCGGCCGGGCAATGGAGAAGATGCACGCAGCATCACTTGCCGAGCTGATAAAAATGATCGAGAAGCTCAAGGTCCCGTCAGAAAAAGCGTCGTAA
- a CDS encoding response regulator: protein MKNLISVVDDDESIRRTTSLLIESFGFRAAAFESAESFLRSAEARETSCLIVDVQMPGMNGLQLQSHLAAAGYRIPIIFVTAYDNQESRRRALQAGAVAFLGKPFSDELLLQTIRSALREECGLRKNLISIVDDDESVRRTTTLLIESFGFRAAAFESSETFLRSSHVNETSCLVVDLRMPGMDGLHLQSHVAATGCNIPIIFITAYDDKESRQKALEAGAVAFLSKPFNDELLLQTVRAALRHDEGSAKTI, encoded by the coding sequence ATGAAAAATCTAATCTCGGTAGTTGACGACGACGAGTCCATCCGCAGAACCACATCGCTCCTCATCGAATCTTTTGGGTTTCGAGCGGCAGCCTTCGAATCTGCCGAAAGTTTTTTGAGATCCGCGGAGGCCCGGGAGACGTCATGTCTCATCGTCGACGTGCAGATGCCGGGGATGAATGGGCTCCAGCTTCAAAGCCATTTGGCCGCTGCCGGTTACAGGATCCCTATCATTTTCGTCACCGCCTACGACAACCAAGAATCCCGTCGACGGGCATTGCAAGCCGGTGCCGTCGCATTCCTCGGCAAACCTTTTAGTGATGAGCTTTTGCTTCAAACCATTCGTTCAGCTTTACGGGAAGAATGCGGACTAAGAAAGAATCTGATCTCGATAGTTGACGACGATGAGTCCGTCCGCAGGACGACGACATTGCTGATCGAGTCTTTTGGCTTTCGAGCGGCGGCCTTCGAGTCTTCCGAAACTTTCTTAAGGTCTTCCCACGTAAACGAGACCTCGTGTCTTGTTGTTGACCTACGAATGCCGGGCATGGATGGGCTGCATCTTCAAAGCCATGTCGCTGCCACAGGATGCAACATTCCAATTATTTTCATTACCGCTTACGACGATAAGGAATCCCGTCAGAAGGCATTGGAAGCCGGTGCCGTCGCATTTCTAAGCAAGCCTTTCAATGACGAGCTTTTGCTCCAAACCGTTCGTGCAGCCTTGCGGCATGACGAAGGCAGTGCGAAGACCATATGA
- a CDS encoding sigma 54-interacting transcriptional regulator, whose product MENVNRVPSSENGCAEDRFKQIIGSSPALKSALAEVDRVALTDSTVLVLGETGSGKELIARAIHNLSPRCGRPFVKLNCAAIPFDLLESELFGHEKGAFTGAVAQKIGRFEMADGGTLFLDEIGDIPLALQPKLLRVLQEREFERLGSGRTHRVNVRLVAATHRDLAEMVRRKEFRSDLYYRLNVFPLSVPPLRERVEDIPQLVSHFVEVFSRRMGKQIDEIPAHTLNAFVSYSWPGNVRELQNLVERAVIRSDDGVLASPLPASHQGAETVIPEDGTFWESERALILKALRAAGGMIGGPGGAAASLGVKRTSLISKMKRLGIYHPRRQRGIDALSQQLSGSGSIADSA is encoded by the coding sequence ATGGAAAACGTCAACAGAGTTCCGTCCAGTGAAAATGGTTGTGCTGAGGATAGATTTAAACAAATCATAGGCAGTAGCCCTGCTCTGAAATCTGCGCTCGCCGAAGTGGACCGCGTGGCACTAACCGATTCCACTGTGCTGGTTCTAGGAGAAACCGGATCGGGCAAGGAATTAATTGCCCGCGCTATTCACAATCTCAGCCCACGCTGCGGGCGCCCATTCGTGAAGCTGAACTGCGCTGCCATTCCCTTCGATCTGTTAGAGAGCGAGTTGTTCGGGCACGAAAAGGGTGCATTTACCGGGGCCGTGGCGCAAAAAATTGGCCGCTTCGAAATGGCCGATGGCGGAACCTTGTTCTTGGATGAAATCGGGGATATTCCCCTGGCGCTCCAACCCAAGCTGCTGCGCGTCTTGCAGGAACGGGAATTCGAGCGGCTGGGGAGCGGCCGGACACATCGCGTCAATGTTCGTTTGGTTGCGGCCACGCATCGCGATCTTGCCGAGATGGTCAGGCGGAAAGAATTCCGCAGCGATCTCTATTACCGTCTGAATGTTTTCCCTCTGTCGGTTCCACCCTTACGCGAGCGCGTCGAGGACATTCCGCAGTTGGTATCACATTTCGTTGAGGTTTTTTCACGGCGCATGGGAAAACAGATCGATGAGATACCGGCGCACACACTCAATGCCTTCGTGTCGTATTCCTGGCCAGGGAACGTGCGCGAACTTCAGAACCTGGTGGAGCGAGCGGTCATCCGGTCGGACGACGGAGTACTTGCTAGTCCTTTGCCGGCATCGCATCAAGGCGCAGAGACAGTTATTCCTGAAGACGGCACATTTTGGGAATCCGAACGGGCTCTGATCTTGAAGGCTTTGCGTGCGGCAGGCGGTATGATCGGAGGGCCTGGCGGCGCTGCCGCAAGCCTGGGAGTCAAACGCACGTCGCTCATTTCCAAAATGAAACGCCTCGGAATCTATCACCCCCGGCGCCAAAGAGGGATAGATGCGCTCAGCCAACAGCTGTCTGGATCTGGCTCGATTGCGGACAGTGCTTAG
- a CDS encoding carboxypeptidase regulatory-like domain-containing protein: MTATATHSKKSASRTLLALSLALVVSTYGWSQTQLGKVFGTITDSTGAVVVEAEVTLVNISTGLKRNARTDAKGQFYVAGLPSGKYTVRVEKESFQTEVREGIALGSGDALAINLSLAVGTVPQEVRVTADVVGVDSTSSTVGGSLDERNLAELPLNGRDLFKAAVLEPGVAPTPSSAPSLLSNGKTGQISIHGMRPSWTNVLIDGMDANDPVFGFSPAGASGLFLGLDEFAEVNVLTQTFNADYGNHGGGIVEAITKSGSNQLHGSLFEMHRDAALDAKNYFDVPNLPIPQFVRNQFGASVGGPIVHDRTFFFVSYEGFREVQASTAIATVPDALARQGLLPSASDPSACRSATPNGCIPIGVNPRVQPFLALLPPSNGEDNGDGTGDLITADKGATNEHRGMVRMDHNFSDVHSLFGRYIIDDSSSLVPYFGSPPGTYVPGFPVGQQARNQYFTLQDRKNFGPQLSNELRFGINRTTASTSIVDTHPGLSISRVPGRPFGMLDIAGMSFIGHNIDIPLGDFSTVYQIQEQVSRTTGRETFKFGGEFRRIQSNGPLDAAVNGLYSFVDLSPFGFPVHSNNPPLEFFLEGLPFSYLGSVPSMSDSHRNYRQNTVSGFAQDFLRVSSRLTVNAGLRYDLYSNPTEVQGRLSVIRDPATDSGPTVGKVFAATPRDLISPQVGFAWGISGDGKTVLRAGSGIFRDQLPVILFGIDRFLPPFFGIDTLIFPSFPNPQNAVLTQPLFLIQTTYHPKFPYAMQYNLNLEREITQGTILSAGYFGARGNHLTRAGEQNPFELALGHRFNPNLPSPLQMVLTDAQSFYNSFQLSVSRQHSDNFSWQVSYTLSHSIDDASNAFLIEAVNEPESQDIFNRKGSRGRSGFDIRHNFVGNVVYELPFGRGREFGGWQLSGIASVHSNVPFTPVLSFDNAGLQSVVTAERPNLIGNPYSGVCPNGTRVGTPACWFNPTAFALPPLGQFGTAGRNSLSGPGFAQFDLSLRKAFHLPKETEIAFGADLFNLLNHPNFAVPSNTQNPIALGGNGDAIFKNAAGDFADNSGRIFTTVGRSREIQLDARFIF, from the coding sequence ATGACTGCGACCGCAACTCATAGCAAGAAATCCGCATCGCGTACACTCTTGGCGCTGTCGTTAGCGTTGGTCGTCTCAACGTATGGCTGGTCGCAAACGCAGCTTGGGAAAGTTTTCGGCACCATCACCGATTCAACAGGTGCTGTTGTTGTCGAAGCCGAAGTCACTCTCGTTAATATAAGCACCGGATTGAAACGGAATGCGCGCACCGACGCCAAAGGCCAGTTCTACGTAGCCGGCCTGCCAAGCGGAAAATACACGGTCCGTGTAGAGAAAGAAAGCTTCCAAACAGAGGTTCGAGAAGGAATTGCACTCGGATCAGGTGATGCGTTAGCGATAAATCTGTCACTTGCGGTGGGCACCGTGCCACAAGAAGTCAGGGTCACAGCGGACGTCGTTGGAGTTGACAGTACTTCTTCGACTGTAGGCGGCTCCCTTGATGAACGAAACCTGGCCGAACTTCCCCTGAACGGCCGCGATTTATTTAAGGCCGCGGTTTTGGAGCCTGGCGTCGCCCCAACGCCCAGCAGTGCTCCGTCATTGCTTTCAAACGGCAAGACCGGGCAAATTTCAATTCACGGTATGCGTCCGAGTTGGACGAACGTTCTGATCGACGGCATGGACGCAAACGATCCCGTGTTTGGCTTTTCGCCGGCGGGTGCCTCCGGACTCTTTCTCGGGCTCGATGAATTCGCGGAGGTAAACGTCCTCACCCAGACCTTTAATGCAGATTATGGCAACCATGGTGGCGGAATCGTCGAGGCCATCACCAAGTCAGGAAGCAATCAGCTTCATGGATCGTTATTCGAAATGCATCGCGATGCAGCACTTGATGCCAAGAACTACTTCGATGTGCCTAATCTTCCGATCCCACAATTTGTCCGGAACCAATTTGGCGCCAGCGTTGGTGGGCCCATAGTGCATGACCGCACATTCTTTTTTGTGAGCTATGAAGGCTTCCGCGAAGTGCAGGCATCCACAGCAATAGCTACCGTCCCTGACGCCCTTGCTCGTCAAGGCCTGCTGCCCTCTGCAAGCGATCCGAGCGCTTGCCGCAGTGCCACTCCTAACGGTTGTATTCCCATCGGTGTTAATCCCCGAGTGCAGCCTTTTCTTGCACTTCTACCACCTTCGAATGGGGAAGATAACGGTGACGGAACGGGCGACCTGATCACTGCCGATAAAGGCGCAACAAATGAGCACCGTGGTATGGTTCGCATGGATCACAATTTCTCCGATGTCCATTCGTTGTTCGGGCGTTACATAATTGATGACAGTTCGTCACTGGTTCCTTATTTCGGCTCTCCTCCCGGCACGTACGTCCCTGGCTTTCCAGTAGGTCAGCAGGCTCGGAATCAGTACTTCACTCTGCAGGATCGGAAAAATTTCGGACCGCAGTTGTCCAATGAACTACGCTTCGGTATCAACCGCACAACCGCGTCAACCTCGATTGTCGACACACACCCTGGTCTCTCTATTTCCAGAGTTCCAGGCCGGCCCTTCGGGATGCTCGACATTGCGGGTATGAGCTTCATTGGCCACAACATAGACATTCCCCTGGGTGATTTTTCGACGGTATATCAAATTCAGGAACAGGTTTCGCGCACAACTGGCCGTGAGACTTTTAAATTCGGGGGTGAGTTCCGAAGAATTCAGTCCAACGGCCCCTTAGATGCTGCGGTAAATGGACTGTATTCGTTCGTGGATTTGAGTCCCTTCGGTTTTCCAGTACACAGCAACAACCCGCCTCTGGAATTCTTTCTTGAGGGGCTGCCTTTTTCATACTTGGGTTCTGTTCCCTCAATGTCCGATTCGCACCGTAACTACCGACAGAATACTGTGTCTGGATTTGCGCAGGATTTCCTGCGAGTAAGCAGCCGTCTGACCGTGAATGCAGGGTTGCGATACGATCTTTACTCCAACCCAACCGAGGTACAAGGACGTCTGTCGGTCATTCGTGATCCGGCCACCGATTCCGGGCCGACGGTTGGCAAAGTATTTGCGGCGACACCGCGGGATCTCATCTCACCACAGGTTGGCTTCGCTTGGGGCATATCGGGTGACGGCAAGACTGTACTGCGCGCGGGAAGCGGTATCTTTCGCGACCAATTGCCCGTAATTCTATTTGGCATTGATCGGTTTCTACCTCCTTTTTTTGGCATAGATACTTTGATTTTCCCCAGTTTTCCTAACCCTCAAAATGCGGTGCTCACACAACCACTATTTCTGATCCAAACGACTTACCATCCGAAGTTCCCGTACGCGATGCAATATAACCTCAACTTGGAACGGGAAATCACGCAAGGTACGATTCTCAGCGCAGGATACTTTGGTGCGCGCGGCAATCACCTCACGCGTGCGGGAGAGCAGAACCCATTCGAACTAGCGTTGGGACATCGCTTCAATCCCAACTTGCCCTCCCCTCTGCAGATGGTGCTAACCGATGCTCAATCTTTCTATAACTCCTTCCAACTGTCCGTCTCAAGACAGCACAGCGATAATTTTTCCTGGCAGGTCTCTTACACGTTGTCTCATTCGATTGATGATGCTTCTAACGCTTTTCTCATAGAAGCGGTTAACGAGCCAGAGTCTCAGGACATTTTCAATCGCAAGGGAAGCCGAGGCCGCTCGGGATTTGACATCCGGCACAATTTCGTCGGGAACGTTGTATATGAACTGCCGTTTGGACGCGGAAGGGAGTTCGGCGGATGGCAGCTCTCGGGCATTGCCAGCGTTCACAGCAATGTGCCTTTTACGCCAGTACTTTCGTTCGACAATGCGGGTTTGCAGTCTGTGGTAACCGCGGAAAGACCAAACCTCATTGGCAATCCTTACTCAGGTGTTTGTCCAAACGGCACCAGAGTGGGTACACCAGCATGTTGGTTTAACCCGACTGCATTTGCGTTACCGCCTCTCGGTCAGTTTGGCACTGCTGGCAGAAATTCGCTGAGCGGACCTGGCTTCGCGCAATTTGATCTGAGCCTTCGTAAGGCCTTTCATCTACCGAAAGAAACGGAAATCGCCTTCGGAGCAGACTTGTTCAATTTGCTGAATCATCCGAATTTTGCCGTTCCCAGTAACACGCAAAATCCTATCGCTCTGGGAGGGAACGGAGACGCTATTTTTAAAAATGCGGCTGGTGATTTCGCTGACAACTCCGGCCGGATATTTACCACCGTCGGGCGTTCGCGTGAGATTCAATTGGACGCACGGTTCATCTTCTAA